The region GGCTGGTCAAATTGACTAAAATATGCCGACAGATTAGAGTCAAGCAGATTTTGCATATTTGACTGCTGTTCTTCGGGTAACCAACCTTGAAGCGCAATAGTACTTTGCGTACATAATATATCGCTGTCGGTTTGATATATTTGCTTATTGATGTAAAAATAATCGTAAAGAGTCTTCAATTGCGGAAAATATTGCTCGTAGTCGCATAATTGTTGATTTAAAGACTGTTTAAGACTAAGTTTATCTTCGATTTGTTTGCTTGCCGAAAGAATATATTGCGTAGCCGTTACGGGATAGTCGTATACGCATTGAGCAAAACCAAAGCCAGACAAAACTTTGCTAATTTGTTCTAAATCACGCTTGTCGCAAATTGCAAGCAAAGCGGTTTGTTGTTTATTCTGCCCTAAAAAGACAAATTGAGTTGAAGTATATATTGAAGCGAGTTCTTCTAATTTTTCTTGCGTTAAAGAATTTGCAATGCCTAGTAGCATTAAACAGTTGCTGGTAGAAACAATGTCGCTAAACGCAACATCAAGATTGCGGTAAATTTCTAAGTTGGCAATATTAGCTCGCAAAGCGGTAATTTCGGTTGTTAGAGTATCGATTTGAGAAGATAAGGAAGTTATATTTGAAATATTATCAAATAAAACGTCTTGTTTGTCGCAAATGGCGATAAGTTCGTCATAATCTACAATTTCTCTTTTTGCAAGATTAATTTCTTTAAGTTTTTTATCTTTTTGAGAAACTGTTTTATCTTTTTTAGTTGAAACATTAGCGACTTTTTTAGTTTTTTTAGTTTTTAATTCTTTTTGTTCGACCTTTTTAATTGCAATTTCTCGGTCGACGGCATTTTTAACCATAGCTAAGGCTTGGTCGATATTTTGCATTTTTTGCGTAAGCAAATCTTTTTGCTGAGTTGCAAGAAGTTTTTGAGTATTGTCAAATTCTTGCATATTAATTAGATGGAGACTCTCGGCGCGTGAAAGTTTTGCAAGCAAATTATCTTTTTCGCTTGCAAGCGCAATAAGAGTCAATTTTTTCATCTTAACTATCAAATTAAATTCTCCAAAATATAGTCTACCGCTTTATTAATATTGACAGAACATTTTTGGATATAAATTTTTGCGTCTTGTTCTTTTTCTAACAAGGCTTTTTGTTTAATTTCTTTGGCGTTAGCCGTAAACTCGGCAATTTTATTTTTAACATAGTCTTTTTGGCTAGCGTGAAAAACCGAAAGCTTGTCTTCGGCGTGATAATGAGCTGAACAAATGGCGTCGCTTGCCTTTTGTTCGGCTTCGTCTATCATTTTTTTAGATTGTTGTTCGATAGCTACGATTTCATTTATAATGTCTTGTACCATTTTTTCGTCCTCAATAGGTTTAGCATTTCGACTTAATTATGCCAATAATTTATGTAAAATTTATGCTAGATTGGTGTTGAATGTGTTAATTATATATAAAAAGCAAACTAGATAGGCTTTACTTTTGGTCGAGAGCGTTTACTTTGTCAACTCTACGAGCGTGCCTTCCGCCTAAAAATTCTGTTGTAAGAAAAGCCTTTACCATAACTTTTGCCGTAGCTAAATCAACTACTCTTGCGCCAAAAGCAAGTACGTTAGCGTTGTTATGTTCTCTTGTTGCAATAGCAGTAAATTCGTTTACGCATAGACCGCAACGAATTTTAGCAATTTTGTTAGCAACCATACTCATACCTATGCCTGTGCCACAAATTAGAATACCACATTTGCTTGCGCCGTCGGCAACGCTTTTGCAAGCAGGAATTGCAAAGTCCGGATAATCACAACTATCTAACGAATATGCGCCATAGTCATAAAATTCTTCGTTAAGTTCTTTTAGATAGTCCATCACTTGTAGTTTAAGTTCGTAGCCTGCGTGGTCTGACGCAATTGCAATCATAGTTACACCTCGAAAAAATATTTTACTTTATTACATTATGGTTATTGACAAAAAAATAAATAATTAGCTAATTTGCGGTAAAACCATTAATAAATTTATTATATTAAGTTGTTGACGGCTAACAATATTATTTTTGTTGAAATGT is a window of Clostridia bacterium DNA encoding:
- a CDS encoding V-type ATP synthase subunit I, translating into MIVKMKKLTLIALASEKDNLLAKLSRAESLHLINMQEFDNTQKLLATQQKDLLTQKMQNIDQALAMVKNAVDREIAIKKVEQKELKTKKTKKVANVSTKKDKTVSQKDKKLKEINLAKREIVDYDELIAICDKQDVLFDNISNITSLSSQIDTLTTEITALRANIANLEIYRNLDVAFSDIVSTSNCLMLLGIANSLTQEKLEELASIYTSTQFVFLGQNKQQTALLAICDKRDLEQISKVLSGFGFAQCVYDYPVTATQYILSASKQIEDKLSLKQSLNQQLCDYEQYFPQLKTLYDYFYINKQIYQTDSDILCTQSTIALQGWLPEEQQSNMQNLLDSNLSAYFSQFDQPTDDEEVPTKIKVNKIVQPFTSITDMYSIPNYREIDPNPIVAVFYWLFMGLIMGDVGYGVLMCLIAVLFVKFIKPRGGMRSLILVIGYSSISTIIWGVVFGGWFAMDVGAPPPILFTPLGDPLGMIELCLVLGTVHLLCGVIMNFANLIAKRKIWDAIFDCIPWIIFDIGIILVIIGAFSSLNPSGTDLSILATIGLIMMGSGLVIVLFTAGRKNKGFGKVTGGLGGVYGVMNVFTDILSYLRLFGLGLTTGVVGLVFNTIAGLLLGNPFLFIFGVIVLIFGHTLNLAISLLGAYIHDARLQHIEFFGKFYTGEGFYFTPIASQRKYTYPKEEPKKVKIKQGN
- the rpiB gene encoding ribose 5-phosphate isomerase B, which codes for MIAIASDHAGYELKLQVMDYLKELNEEFYDYGAYSLDSCDYPDFAIPACKSVADGASKCGILICGTGIGMSMVANKIAKIRCGLCVNEFTAIATREHNNANVLAFGARVVDLATAKVMVKAFLTTEFLGGRHARRVDKVNALDQK